The stretch of DNA TGGACCGCTATGCGCGCAAAGCGCTGAAGCAGGCCAAGAAGAGCGGCTGGGGAGTTCCCGGGCTGACGTGGATGCCGGGTGTTGACCCGGACCCCTTCGGACATTAGGCACGACGGCGGCACGCGGCCTGGCTGCCTTTGCCCGCCCGGGCCTCTGGCTGGCGAGGCAGGAGACCTGGCCGCCTGCGCTTAGCGGGCTGACACCGTCTGCTGGTCCGGGCAGGACCCCAGGACGCGCTTCATGGCATCCTTTTCCACTTCCGTGACCCAGAGGCCGTAGGCTACCTTGACGGAAATTTGGCGGGCGACGTAATGGCAACGGAGTGACGTGTTTTTCGGCAGCCAGGTGGCGGCGTCGCCGGCGCTTTTCTGCTGGTTCGCCGGTCCGTCGGCGGCGATGAGGTTCAGCGGATCGTTGGCTAGACTCTGCCGCTGGGCGGCAGTGAGTCCCTGGGCACCCTTTTGCCAGGCGTCTCCCAAGGCGACCACATGATCAATCTGGACCGCCCGGCTGCTGTCGGAGCCGCGCCGGAAGTCAACGAACTGGCCTGTATAGGGCTCCTGGAATGAGCCGGCTGCCACCCGGCATTTGGAGCCTTCAACGAATACCACACCGGCCAGGTCCCGCCGCAGGATGTCGTTGCGTGTATCGCAGCCGTTCCGGTCAACATCCTGCCAGGCCTGGCCAAAGGCTTCCCGGTCGTAGGAGTCCTTGGCGGCGCGTCCTTTGACAGCAAGGCCGTCCAGCGCCGAGAGTGCCGTGCCTTCGGGCACTGGGTGCACCGGCACCACAGGTTTCATCCAGACGGGATCAAAAACGGGAGCTTCTGTTGGCCCGGAAGCGGCCGGCCCTGCAACGGCAAACTGGCCGGCGGTGAAGAACCAGAACAGTGCGGCGAGTGCCGAAAAGGCAGCCAGCACCAGGACTGCCCACGCCTGGCGGGAACGCCGGCGGGCACGCCGGTAGGCGGACCAGCTCACGGTCATGGGGCTTCGGCCCGTCCGGTATCGTCATGCACCAGAAGAGCCTAGGACACCGGCCCGCCATCCTTGCAGATATCCACACTGTGGAGGGCGAGTGAAAGGTCACATCGGACGGTGGCTACTGTTCCCGCATCACCCGCCGGAGGTCCTCCTCGGCAATGGCCAGGAGTCCCTCGAGCTGCCGCACCCGGTCCTCCCCGACGTCGCCGGTGGCGTGCCCGGCGCGGGCGCCTTCCAGCAGCCGGACGGCTTCTTTGTGGTTGGCCTTGGCCACGTCCAGGGCGTGTTCCAGGGTGGTTTCGTGCTCAAGCGTCGAATCTTTTTCCATGGCACCAGTGTGGTCCCGTTTCCCGGCTGATTCCAGCGAATCAGCCGGGAAATCCGGACGACCGCCCGTGGGGCGGATCAGACGGCGATGGCCGCCAGGGCTGAGGCCGTTTCCTTGGCAGGGAAGGACGGCGGGTTGACCCCGGCCATTTCTTCCATGACGCGGACCACCTGGCAGCTGTAACCAAACTCGTTGTCGTACCAGACGTAGAGCACCAGGTTCTTCTCGTTGGAGATGGTCGCCAGGCCGTCCACGATGCCCGCACGCCGGGAGCCGACGAAATCGGTCGAGACAACTTCAGGCGAGTCGATGTAGTCGATCTGCTTGCGCAGGTCCGAGTGCAGCGACATCTCCCGCAGGTATTCGTTGACCTCGTCCTTGGTGGTCCCGTTTTCCAGGCTCAGGTTCAGGATGGCCAGGGAAACGTCCGGGGTGGGGACGCGGATGGAGCTTCCGGTGAGCTTGCCCAGCAGTTCGGGCAGGGCCTTGGCCACGGCCTTGGCGGCGCCGGTTTCGGTGATCACCATGTTCAGGGCGGCGGAGCGGCCACGGCGGTCGCCTTTGTGGAAGTTGTCAATCAGGTTCTGGTCGTTCGTGAAGGAGTGGACCGTCTCGACGTGGCCGTGGACCACGCCGAACTTGTCATTGATGGCCTTCAGGACCGGAGTGATGGCGTTCGTGGTGCAGGAAGCCGCAGATACGATCTGGTCCGAGGCCTCGATGGTGCGGTGGTTGATGCCGTGGACGATGTTCTTCAGTTCGCCCTTGCCCGGGGCAGTCAGGAGAACCCGTGCCACGCCCTTGCTCTGCAGGTGCTGGGACAGGCCTTCGGCGTCGCGCCAGCGGCCTGTGTTGTCCACCACGAGCGCATTGCTGATCCCGTAGGCGGTGTAGTCGATGGTGGCGGGGTTGTCCGAGTAGATGACCTGCACCTGGACACCGTTGGCGGTGATGGTGTTGGCTGCCTCGTCAACGCGGATGGTGCCCTCGAAGGAGCCGTGGACCGAGTCGCGGCGCAGCAGACTGGCGCGCTTGGACAGATCGTTGTCGGAACCCCTGCGGACCACGATGGCGCGCAGCCGCAGGCCGTGGCCGCCGCCGGCCTTTTCGATCAGGAGGCGGGCCAGGAGCCGGCCGATACGGCCAAAGCCGTAGAGCACAACATCGGTGCTGGTGCGGTCGTCGCCGCCGCGCTTGCCCACGATCTCAGCGAGCTCTTCGCGGAGGAACTCCTCCAGGGTGGCGTCGCCGCCCTCTTCCTTGAACTTCTGGTTCAGCCGGGCGATGTCGATCGCTGCAGCACCAAGCTCCAGCCCCGCCAGGGTGTTCAGGAGCGGAGCGGTTTCCTCCAGCAGCAATTCATCCTTGCTCATTCTGCGCGCGAAGCGGTGCGCCTTCAGGATGTTCATGGTGGACTTGTTGATCAGGCTCCGGCCGTGGATGCTGGTGACCACGTTGTTGTCGCGGTACAGCCGGCCGATCACCGGAATCATGGCCTCGGCGAGGGCCTCGCGGCCCATCCACGTATCAAGACAAGAATCTGACGTCTGGCTCACAGAAATACCTTCCTCGGTTCAGCCGCGTACGTCCTCGTACACGGATGTCGGCCACCTGATGATGTCCAGGGGCACCGGCACCTGCGGGGTTGTTCCCCAGGCGCCTGGATTGTATGCAAAAGAAAACCGCCGGCTGCGAACGCAACTCCGGCGGAAGAACTCCTGCGTCCGTTATCCATTCTAAATTGGCAGAGTGCCCCGGGACGGCCCGAGCCGCGTGAAATCACTCACACAGGGTTCGGTGGCATGGGCCGCTTTAGTTGTGGAGTGCGGAATACAGGTTAAGGCTTGCGGAGAACACCACCCACGAAAAGTAGGGCAGCAGCAGC from Pseudarthrobacter siccitolerans encodes:
- a CDS encoding HNH endonuclease family protein; the encoded protein is MTVSWSAYRRARRRSRQAWAVLVLAAFSALAALFWFFTAGQFAVAGPAASGPTEAPVFDPVWMKPVVPVHPVPEGTALSALDGLAVKGRAAKDSYDREAFGQAWQDVDRNGCDTRNDILRRDLAGVVFVEGSKCRVAAGSFQEPYTGQFVDFRRGSDSSRAVQIDHVVALGDAWQKGAQGLTAAQRQSLANDPLNLIAADGPANQQKSAGDAATWLPKNTSLRCHYVARQISVKVAYGLWVTEVEKDAMKRVLGSCPDQQTVSAR
- a CDS encoding glyceraldehyde-3-phosphate dehydrogenase; protein product: MSQTSDSCLDTWMGREALAEAMIPVIGRLYRDNNVVTSIHGRSLINKSTMNILKAHRFARRMSKDELLLEETAPLLNTLAGLELGAAAIDIARLNQKFKEEGGDATLEEFLREELAEIVGKRGGDDRTSTDVVLYGFGRIGRLLARLLIEKAGGGHGLRLRAIVVRRGSDNDLSKRASLLRRDSVHGSFEGTIRVDEAANTITANGVQVQVIYSDNPATIDYTAYGISNALVVDNTGRWRDAEGLSQHLQSKGVARVLLTAPGKGELKNIVHGINHRTIEASDQIVSAASCTTNAITPVLKAINDKFGVVHGHVETVHSFTNDQNLIDNFHKGDRRGRSAALNMVITETGAAKAVAKALPELLGKLTGSSIRVPTPDVSLAILNLSLENGTTKDEVNEYLREMSLHSDLRKQIDYIDSPEVVSTDFVGSRRAGIVDGLATISNEKNLVLYVWYDNEFGYSCQVVRVMEEMAGVNPPSFPAKETASALAAIAV